The genomic interval CAATAAAAAAACCTGGAGTATGAACGATGTTAAAAAATACCCTGAAACTATTAACAACTACTGCCCTGGCACTTACAGCCACAATGACTCTGGCATTCGAGCCCTCTGGTAAAATTGAATGTATCGCTCCTGCAGATCCAGGCGGCGGTTGGGATTTCACTTGCCGTAGTGTGGCGACAGTGATGGAAGAGCTGGGCATGATTAAAGGCGCCATGCAAACCACTAACATGGCAGGTGCCGGTGGTGGCGTTGCCTTTGCCCACGTTGTCAGTAAGCGTAAAGATGATAGCAACCTGATCGTTGCCGCCTCTACAGCCACCACCACTCGTCTGGCTCAGCGTCAGTTTCCTGGCATGAATGCCGGCATGGTCAAATGGGTTGGCGCCCTGGGTGCAGACTATGGTGTCATCGGGGTTGGTAAAGACTCCAAATTTCAGAACCTCAATCAGCTGATGGACGCGCTTAAAGCCGATCCTCGTTCAGCAAAATTTGCCGGCGGCAGCGCCAACGGTGGCTGGGATCACCTGAAAGTTCTGATTGCAGCACAAGCAGCCGGAGTGAAAAACCTGCCCAAGATCGCCTATCTGTCGTACAACAATGGTGGCGAAGCCATGACTCAGGTAATTGGAGGTCATGTCGACGCTTTCACCGGTGATATCTCCGAAGCCATTGGCTTTATTGAATCCGGCGACATGCGGATACTGGCGGTACTGTCAGAAGAAAGACTGCCTGGCAAGTTTTCCAACATCCCCACCGCCAAAGAGCAAGGCATTGATGCCCTGGGTCCAAACTGGCGCGGTTTTTATATGCCGGCCGGCGCATCCCAGGAAGCTCAACAGTTCTGGGTCGACTCCATCGACAAACTCTATGCCAGCCAGGAATGGAAAGACGTCATGGTCAAAAACGGCCTGATCCCGTTCCACCCATCCAAAGATGAGTTCGAAAGTTTTGTTCTTAAACAAGTCAACAGCATCGAACAACTGTCAAAAGATATTGGTTTGCTTAGATGAGTTTTATTAATGACCGGGTATTTGGGTTATTAATGTTTATCCTGGCCGTCGCGTACGGCTGGGGTGCACTGCAGTTTCCTGAACCCTTCGGCGGCGCTGAAGCCGTCGGACCGAAAACCTTCCCACTGATCCTTAGCGTTATCCTTGCCCTCACCAGCGCTTACCTGGTGATCAAGCCCGATCAGGATCTCAGTTGGCCACTCAATCGCAGTGGTATCGACATCCTGATAGCGATCGCCATTCTGATCATTTATACCATGCTGCTGGAACCGCTGGGGTTCATCCTGGCCACCACAATGATGGTCACCAGTCTCAGCAGGTTACTGAAAGCACCGGTCAAGAACGCTTTTTTTACCGGTTTGATCGGTTCCGTGGTGATATTTGTTTTGTTTAATTACGGCCTTGAACTGACCCTGCCGCATGGCCTGTTGGAATTAAGGTAAGGAGTCACGCAGTCAATGGACACTTTGAATTACTTGATTGACGGGTTCGGGGTGGCACTCACTCCCATGAACCTGAGTCTGGCGTTGATGGGTGCCTTTATGGGAACTCTGATTGGCGCATTGCCCGGCCTCGGGCCGGCCAACGGTGTTGCGATCCTGATTCCCCTGGCATTTTCTCTGGGCATGCCGGCAGACAGTGCGTTAATTCTGCTGACATCGGTATATGCCGGGGCCATGTATGGAGGTCGGATTTCTTCCATTCTGCTGAATATTCCAGGTGATGAGCCGGCCATGATGACCTGTCTTGATGGTTATCCCATGGCCACCAAAGGTAGAGCTTCGGATGCGTTGGCGATCTCGGCCATCGCCTCGTTCATGGGTGGCCTGATCGGTACCATCGGTCTGATCCTGCTGGCACCGATACTGGCAAAGTTTGCACTGACATTTGGTCCGGCAGAATATTTCGCGCTGTTTGTGCTGGCCTTCGCCACCCTTGGCGGCATTACCGGCAAAAATCCGATCAAAACCATACTGGCAGCCACATTGGGCATCATGATCTCTACGGTAGGTATCGACATTTCCACTGGCACCCAGCGTTACACCTTCGGGGTACTGGAACTGTATGAGGGCATTGACTTCATCCTGGCGATTGTCGGTTTGTTTGCCATATCGGAACTGCTGATCTTTCTGGAAGAGCATGCGACTTCCGGCCGCAAAATGATTAAAGTCGGCAAACTGAGTCTGACTCTGAAAGAGTTGCTCTGGATTCTGCCCACGACTCTTCGCGGCAGCATACTCGGATTTATTTCCGGCGTATTACCCGGTGCCGGGGCCTCATTGGGCAGCTTTATCAGTTACACATTGGAAAAACAGGTGACCGGCAAAAAAGGTGATTTCGGTAATGGCGACAGCCGTGGTGTTGCGGCGCCGGAAGCGGGTAATAACGCTGCCTCTTCCGGAGCTCTGGTACCCATGCTGACATTGGGCGTTCCCGGCAGTGGGACCACCGCAGTGTTACTGGCCATGCTGATTTCCATGAACATTACCCCTGGCCCGCTCATGTTTACTCAGAACGCGGATGTGGTCTGGGGGGTTATCGCTGCGCTGCTGATTGGCAACTTCATCCTGCTGCTGTTGAATATTCCTCTGGTCGGGGTATTCGTGCGGCTGTTGTCAGTACCACAGATGTATTTGATGCCCAGCGTGATGATGGTGGCCTTTGTCGGTATTTATTCCATCAGCCACAGTACTTTTGACCTTTATTTCATGATCGTGTTTGGCATCGCCGGCTATATTTTCCGTAAGATCGAGATTCCTCTGGTACCGATTATTCTCGGTATGTTGCTGGGTCCGGAGATGGAAAAAAATCTCGGCCATGCCATGATTCTGTCCGATGGTCAGTGGTCAATCCTCTGGCAAAGCGGGTTATGTAAAATTCTCTGGGCCATCGCCATGCTGGGTCTGCTACTGCCTTATCTGGTTGGACCGATTTTTCGTAAACGAATCAGAGCAGCCGTGGCTGAGAATTAATATTTTTTCCAGGGCGATCATATGATCGCTCTTTTTTTATAACAATAAAAATCATGCTAACCATTTCAGCCAGCCATTGATAACTTATCAACTGCGCAAATCATTCCCGCAAAAACGCTTCATTCTATAGTAGGACTTGTGAATTTTTATATTAAGGTCCAGTCTTACCTGCAACAAAAATAAAAACCATGCTTACCATTTCGGTAACATCCGGTCAGTGTCCATATCAAGGGCAGGTAGATCATGCATCAAGGACAAGAAAGCACTGAAAAATATCGGATTGTTGTTGAATCCATCGGCCATGCTTCTCCTGCCAGTGCTGCTGCGGTGGCGAAAGGATTGGGTATTAGTGCGGCGGAGGTCATCCGTTGTCTTTATCGCGC from Gynuella sunshinyii YC6258 carries:
- a CDS encoding Bug family tripartite tricarboxylate transporter substrate binding protein, with protein sequence MLKNTLKLLTTTALALTATMTLAFEPSGKIECIAPADPGGGWDFTCRSVATVMEELGMIKGAMQTTNMAGAGGGVAFAHVVSKRKDDSNLIVAASTATTTRLAQRQFPGMNAGMVKWVGALGADYGVIGVGKDSKFQNLNQLMDALKADPRSAKFAGGSANGGWDHLKVLIAAQAAGVKNLPKIAYLSYNNGGEAMTQVIGGHVDAFTGDISEAIGFIESGDMRILAVLSEERLPGKFSNIPTAKEQGIDALGPNWRGFYMPAGASQEAQQFWVDSIDKLYASQEWKDVMVKNGLIPFHPSKDEFESFVLKQVNSIEQLSKDIGLLR
- a CDS encoding tripartite tricarboxylate transporter TctB family protein, which gives rise to MSFINDRVFGLLMFILAVAYGWGALQFPEPFGGAEAVGPKTFPLILSVILALTSAYLVIKPDQDLSWPLNRSGIDILIAIAILIIYTMLLEPLGFILATTMMVTSLSRLLKAPVKNAFFTGLIGSVVIFVLFNYGLELTLPHGLLELR
- a CDS encoding tripartite tricarboxylate transporter permease, with translation MDTLNYLIDGFGVALTPMNLSLALMGAFMGTLIGALPGLGPANGVAILIPLAFSLGMPADSALILLTSVYAGAMYGGRISSILLNIPGDEPAMMTCLDGYPMATKGRASDALAISAIASFMGGLIGTIGLILLAPILAKFALTFGPAEYFALFVLAFATLGGITGKNPIKTILAATLGIMISTVGIDISTGTQRYTFGVLELYEGIDFILAIVGLFAISELLIFLEEHATSGRKMIKVGKLSLTLKELLWILPTTLRGSILGFISGVLPGAGASLGSFISYTLEKQVTGKKGDFGNGDSRGVAAPEAGNNAASSGALVPMLTLGVPGSGTTAVLLAMLISMNITPGPLMFTQNADVVWGVIAALLIGNFILLLLNIPLVGVFVRLLSVPQMYLMPSVMMVAFVGIYSISHSTFDLYFMIVFGIAGYIFRKIEIPLVPIILGMLLGPEMEKNLGHAMILSDGQWSILWQSGLCKILWAIAMLGLLLPYLVGPIFRKRIRAAVAEN